Proteins encoded together in one Chryseobacterium taklimakanense window:
- a CDS encoding polysaccharide biosynthesis/export family protein: MMKNFQFALFILTSFLLTSCMTTRDVRYMQPNESLVINEEGLVPYNMQEYRVTKNDIFHLNIITTPKGDAAQFYSALNAQPSSGGSGVISGGSSVGSGSANGNERFYFQGIRVDSKGDIYVFGIGYLKAEGRTVEDIQQEIQSHVDKNFVEGKSEVRLFLDGIKYYILGDIETTGLTGEKKSYTNTLNIMEAIAQNGGLNRTIDRKNVMLQRRYPEGIKTVKLDLTREDVMNSPYYWIQNGDIIYLNTRNKSFYGFGKDPLQTLTTGVSLLTTAMSIYLLITRL; the protein is encoded by the coding sequence ATGATGAAAAATTTTCAATTCGCACTATTTATTCTCACATCCTTTCTCCTCACATCATGTATGACGACCCGTGATGTGCGTTATATGCAGCCTAATGAGAGCCTTGTGATAAATGAGGAAGGTTTGGTTCCGTACAATATGCAGGAGTACAGAGTGACCAAAAACGATATCTTCCATTTAAATATCATCACGACACCTAAAGGCGATGCAGCGCAATTTTATTCAGCGCTAAATGCACAGCCATCTTCCGGTGGAAGTGGTGTGATAAGTGGCGGATCCTCAGTTGGAAGTGGAAGTGCAAACGGAAATGAAAGATTTTATTTTCAGGGTATCAGGGTCGATTCCAAAGGTGACATCTATGTTTTCGGGATTGGATATTTAAAAGCTGAAGGCAGAACGGTAGAGGATATACAGCAGGAAATTCAAAGCCATGTTGACAAAAATTTTGTCGAAGGGAAATCTGAAGTACGATTGTTTTTGGACGGTATAAAATACTATATACTGGGTGATATTGAGACCACTGGATTGACGGGCGAAAAGAAATCGTACACCAATACGCTGAATATAATGGAGGCCATTGCACAGAACGGTGGGCTTAACAGAACCATTGACAGGAAGAATGTAATGCTCCAAAGACGTTATCCGGAAGGTATAAAGACCGTAAAGCTGGATCTTACGAGAGAAGATGTGATGAACTCGCCTTATTACTGGATCCAAAACGGTGATATCATCTACCTAAACACCCGTAATAAGAGTTTTTACGGGTTTGGTAAAGATCCATTGCAGACCCTTACTACCGGAGTTTCTTTGCTAACTACCGCTATGTCAATCTATTTACTAATCACGAGACTGTAA
- a CDS encoding glycosyltransferase family 4 protein produces the protein MERFDILLNELNIPVFYVKLGLGFLISFLITFYTIPTIIKISHRKNLMNEPEFRSSHLRKIPNLGGIAIFYSIAVCLPVFAYELFDLYKFLSASLVILLFIGVMDDIVVMRAYKKLIAQILVSALIVIGSDVRIRNLFGVFGIYELNYVFSILFSIVTFIIIINAFNLIDGIDGLAGSYSMICSALFGISYFRLGDYNYPLVILSAVIVGALLAFLYYNLSNYRKYKIFMGDTGSMILGFLLAFTAICFIDIFIDKKMPGIPRYHLKSAPVIAVAILALPIIDTLNVIILRLLNKQSIFQADRNHIHHKLLDLGLTHRRSTFYIILYYLFIIVTAYFCRHIDNNFLLVIILALGFIGAYIPVVIRKFRGV, from the coding sequence ATGGAACGTTTTGATATATTATTAAATGAATTAAATATCCCGGTATTTTACGTAAAGCTTGGATTAGGATTCCTGATTTCATTTCTTATTACATTTTACACGATTCCTACGATTATAAAAATCTCCCATAGAAAAAACCTGATGAATGAACCGGAATTTAGAAGTTCACATCTGCGAAAAATTCCAAATCTTGGCGGGATTGCAATATTCTATTCCATTGCCGTATGTCTTCCGGTGTTTGCTTATGAGCTGTTTGATCTCTACAAATTTTTATCGGCTTCGCTTGTTATTTTGCTGTTCATAGGTGTTATGGATGATATTGTTGTTATGAGAGCTTATAAAAAACTTATCGCTCAGATACTTGTTTCTGCCTTAATTGTAATCGGTTCAGATGTTCGGATCAGGAATCTTTTTGGTGTTTTTGGTATTTATGAACTCAATTACGTCTTCAGCATCCTTTTTAGCATCGTAACTTTCATCATTATAATAAATGCGTTTAATCTTATTGATGGAATTGATGGTTTGGCAGGAAGTTACTCAATGATCTGCAGTGCTCTCTTTGGAATAAGTTACTTCAGGCTTGGCGATTATAATTATCCGCTTGTAATCTTATCAGCAGTTATTGTGGGTGCACTGTTGGCCTTCCTTTATTATAACCTTTCAAACTATCGAAAATACAAGATTTTTATGGGAGACACGGGTTCCATGATTTTAGGTTTTTTGCTGGCTTTTACCGCCATATGTTTCATTGATATTTTTATTGATAAAAAAATGCCTGGTATCCCGCGTTATCATTTAAAGTCCGCTCCTGTAATCGCTGTAGCGATACTTGCGTTACCAATAATTGATACTCTAAATGTAATTATCTTAAGACTTCTGAATAAACAAAGTATTTTTCAGGCAGACCGCAACCACATCCATCATAAATTGCTGGATCTAGGACTAACACACCGCAGGTCAACTTTTTATATTATTTTATATTATCTTTTTATAATAGTTACTGCTTATTTTTGTAGACATATCGATAACAATTTTTTACTAGTTATCATACTTGCCTTAGGCTTTATTGGAGCTTACATTCCCGTGGTGATCAGAAAATTTCGTGGTGTCTAA
- a CDS encoding EpsG family protein, giving the protein MPVLHPIFIAIFLILATASYIEIFKTKKKQSIFLWVAGILIVVAVGFRTDVGADYPVYRTLFSGFALYTSYGDVLDKALFQPNAEEIEWIFVFLNKIIFDVGLPFYFVTLVMAILAVSLKFTSIYENVEFPALAALFYFMPVMFFEDSGQMRQGLGIAVSVFSFKYIKERNLWMFLLCMYIALGFHKTSIVFIPAYWLAKIPLNKTRIFWILIISLLISPLELYKLGGSLLENVTPQDVGGAYTGYLNDRYYGSEVDTGLNDIVKLFWIIILIRYDNEGCEKVWYYEYMRNLAVFGLAMFYFFRTNEIFAVRLPGAYLFFLTMFCLPNLVYAVRDSLKSMLYLGFMTYLTMMFFYFGQGTADRGRFTAGKYQNVLW; this is encoded by the coding sequence ATGCCGGTCCTGCATCCGATTTTCATTGCAATCTTCCTGATTCTTGCAACAGCAAGTTATATAGAGATTTTTAAAACGAAAAAAAAACAGAGCATTTTCCTGTGGGTAGCAGGCATTCTTATTGTTGTTGCCGTGGGCTTCCGTACAGATGTAGGGGCTGACTATCCGGTTTACCGCACCCTTTTTTCGGGATTTGCACTGTATACCTCTTATGGTGATGTTTTAGACAAGGCACTCTTCCAGCCAAATGCTGAGGAAATAGAGTGGATCTTTGTCTTCCTCAATAAAATAATTTTTGATGTAGGGTTACCTTTCTATTTTGTAACTCTGGTAATGGCAATTCTCGCTGTCAGCCTTAAATTTACTTCCATATACGAAAATGTGGAGTTTCCTGCTTTAGCGGCACTTTTCTATTTTATGCCGGTAATGTTTTTCGAAGACAGCGGCCAGATGCGGCAGGGTCTCGGCATTGCAGTAAGTGTTTTTTCTTTTAAATACATCAAAGAGCGGAATTTATGGATGTTCCTGCTATGTATGTATATTGCGCTGGGATTCCATAAAACTTCAATTGTGTTTATTCCGGCGTATTGGCTGGCAAAAATTCCTTTAAACAAGACCAGAATTTTTTGGATTCTGATAATTTCTCTGCTTATTTCACCCTTGGAGCTTTATAAGTTGGGTGGCTCACTGCTCGAGAATGTTACCCCTCAGGACGTGGGCGGTGCGTATACAGGGTATTTGAATGACCGGTACTATGGCAGTGAAGTGGATACAGGGTTGAACGACATTGTGAAATTGTTTTGGATCATTATTCTGATAAGGTATGATAATGAGGGCTGCGAGAAGGTGTGGTATTATGAATATATGCGCAATCTTGCGGTTTTTGGTTTGGCTATGTTCTATTTTTTCAGGACTAATGAGATTTTTGCAGTAAGGCTGCCCGGCGCTTATCTCTTTTTTTTAACAATGTTTTGTCTGCCAAATCTCGTTTATGCCGTGCGTGACAGTTTGAAGAGCATGCTGTATTTGGGCTTTATGACCTATCTAACCATGATGTTTTTCTATTTTGGGCAGGGTACTGCTGACCGTGGGCGCTTCACTGCCGGAAAATATCAAAATGTACTCTGGTAA
- a CDS encoding glycosyltransferase family 2 protein — MKVSVIVPVYNVEKYLRKCLGSLVSQTLQDIEIIVVNDGSGDHSQEIIDEFSEKYPEKIRNFTKENGGLSDARNYGLDRATGEFIGFVDSDDYVTATMFGEMYDLAKKYNAEMVVCNLQKVDEQGNVTQKLTQIPNMPEIIDLRNNFTVFSDLSYFACNKIFRKELFEEVRFKKGIHFEDIQLIPQLLLKCTTIAQTQNYHYQYLERTDSITKTHTGKGLDILNAVEDVEKAFHSSKYSYQKDALKGFQILEGIYTFLAYLAFVKDKELFYKMSRKLKDFRKERKISTAEIILYRRFNKNYLLSLPLKKQIYYLLYFFGQEKLIRIII, encoded by the coding sequence GTGAAAGTTTCTGTTATTGTACCGGTATACAATGTAGAAAAATACCTGCGGAAGTGCCTTGGCTCTCTGGTGTCACAGACGCTGCAGGATATCGAAATTATTGTGGTAAATGACGGAAGCGGTGATCATTCACAGGAAATTATTGATGAATTCAGCGAAAAGTATCCTGAGAAAATCAGAAACTTTACAAAGGAAAACGGTGGGCTGAGTGATGCAAGGAATTACGGGCTGGACCGCGCCACAGGGGAATTTATCGGTTTTGTAGACAGCGACGATTATGTTACCGCAACGATGTTCGGGGAAATGTATGATCTTGCAAAAAAATATAATGCTGAAATGGTTGTCTGCAACCTTCAGAAAGTTGACGAACAGGGAAATGTTACTCAAAAACTCACCCAGATTCCCAATATGCCGGAAATAATTGATCTGAGGAATAATTTCACAGTTTTTTCCGATTTGAGCTATTTTGCCTGCAACAAGATTTTTCGAAAGGAGTTATTTGAGGAGGTCAGATTCAAAAAGGGAATTCATTTTGAAGATATTCAACTCATTCCGCAGCTGCTGCTGAAATGCACCACAATTGCACAAACTCAAAATTACCATTACCAGTATCTCGAACGCACAGATTCTATCACCAAAACACACACGGGAAAGGGCCTCGACATTTTAAATGCTGTGGAGGATGTAGAAAAAGCATTCCACAGTTCAAAATATTCGTATCAAAAGGATGCGCTCAAAGGTTTCCAGATTTTAGAAGGCATCTATACATTTTTGGCTTATTTGGCATTTGTAAAGGATAAGGAATTATTTTATAAAATGTCCCGTAAACTAAAGGATTTCAGAAAAGAAAGAAAAATTTCCACCGCCGAAATTATTTTATACAGAAGGTTTAATAAGAATTATCTTTTATCTTTGCCACTGAAAAAGCAAATTTATTATTTACTCTATTTTTTCGGTCAGGAAAAATTGATTAGGATAATAATATAA
- a CDS encoding formimidoylglutamase has protein sequence MNFEDFIIPPKFLVTEKWQLGSHFKDELPEDGIALLWVSDNKGAGGSAEVQDFHKFRRELYKLSALDFDVPVYDFGDLVSGKSVQDTHYILQEVLSACHYKRTIPVVIGGSNDFSYSLFSALNFHQKDISYTQISNVVSLSNEGEEINEKNFLSRIFSSKNFSIKNYHHLGYQKHLNEADSVKLIKEVEFDVVRLAEMMNSTAKTEPYFRNANLVTVNCDAVESMSEPFSLHPQVNGLNHREICAYMKEAGLSSKLQSVGIFNLDIETDHVLNHQLLAQMVWYLMEGINIRRSHPKEKKLETFWVLVDDSEYAFQRDTFSGLWYFGDSGNLEDCLPCSQEDYDQAKKGYLNTRLFNFINR, from the coding sequence ATGAATTTTGAAGACTTTATCATTCCGCCTAAATTTTTAGTTACTGAGAAGTGGCAGCTGGGTTCACATTTTAAGGATGAGTTGCCGGAAGATGGTATCGCATTATTGTGGGTTTCAGATAACAAAGGTGCAGGCGGAAGTGCGGAGGTGCAGGATTTTCACAAGTTTCGACGGGAGCTGTACAAACTTTCGGCGCTGGATTTTGATGTTCCGGTTTACGATTTTGGGGATTTGGTGAGCGGTAAATCGGTGCAGGATACGCACTATATTTTGCAGGAAGTACTTTCTGCATGCCATTATAAACGCACCATCCCGGTAGTAATCGGGGGAAGTAATGATTTTTCTTATTCACTTTTTTCAGCCCTGAATTTTCATCAGAAAGACATCAGTTATACCCAGATTTCAAACGTGGTTTCGCTTTCAAACGAAGGCGAAGAGATCAACGAGAAGAATTTTCTCAGCCGGATTTTTTCATCAAAAAATTTCTCCATAAAGAACTATCACCATTTAGGTTACCAAAAACATTTGAACGAGGCTGACAGCGTTAAACTGATCAAAGAAGTTGAATTCGATGTGGTAAGATTGGCCGAAATGATGAACAGCACAGCGAAAACTGAACCTTACTTCAGGAATGCCAATTTGGTGACTGTAAACTGCGATGCCGTAGAAAGCATGAGTGAGCCATTTTCGTTGCATCCACAGGTGAACGGACTGAACCACAGAGAGATTTGTGCCTATATGAAGGAGGCGGGACTCAGCAGTAAACTGCAGTCAGTAGGGATCTTTAATCTTGATATTGAAACCGATCATGTGCTGAATCACCAGTTGTTGGCACAGATGGTCTGGTATCTTATGGAGGGAATAAATATCCGTAGAAGCCATCCGAAAGAGAAAAAACTGGAAACATTCTGGGTTTTGGTGGATGATTCGGAATATGCTTTTCAAAGAGACACTTTTAGCGGGCTTTGGTATTTCGGAGACAGCGGTAATCTTGAAGATTGCCTTCCGTGTTCCCAGGAAGATTATGACCAGGCGAAGAAAGGTTATCTGAACACACGTTTATTTAATTTTATTAACAGATAA